The proteins below come from a single Rosa rugosa chromosome 2, drRosRugo1.1, whole genome shotgun sequence genomic window:
- the LOC133728857 gene encoding allantoate deiminase 2, which translates to MAVVTRVSHRPHSVLSPTSALALGCHFLLLVSSAITPCFGFSGVGGEDEGNRGADLYPEILRDEAVARLHQLGKVSDGDGYLERIFMSLAAVRAGNLIREWMEDAGLRTWVDCLGNVHGRVEGRNASAEALILGSHLDTVVDAGIFDGSLGIISVVSALKVLSINGKLGELKRPVEVIAFSDEEGVRFQSTFIGSAAVAGILPVSALQITDKSGVTIQDALKRNSIEVTEEHLQQLRYDPKSVWGYVEIHIEQGPVLEWVGFPLGVVKGIAGQTRLKVTMRGSQGHAGTVPMSMRHDPMAAAAEAIVLLESLCKHPQDFLSFDGQCKSYSLESLSTSLVCTVGEISTWPSASNVIPGQVTFTVDLRAIDDMGREAVVYELSNRLYQMCDRRSVSCTIDRKHDANAVICDSELTSKLKSAAYLGLKRMTGSVQDEVPVLMSGAGHDAMALSHLTKVAMLFVRCRGGISHSPEEHVLDDDVWASGLAILAFIETQL; encoded by the exons ATGGCAGTTGTTACACGTGTCTCCCACAGACCCCATTCCGTCCTTAGTCCGACCTCCGCTTTGGCTCTGGGTTGCCATTTCTTGCTTCTGGTCTCTTCAGCCATCACTCCCTGTTTTGGGTTTTCTG GTGTTGGAGGAGAAGATGAGGGAAACAGAGGAGCGGATTTGTATCCTGAAATTTTGAGGGATGAAGCTGTGGCAAGACTCCATCAGCTTGGAAAG GTAAGTGATGGTGATGGTTATCTTGAGAGGATATTCATGAGCCTAGCAGCTGTGAGGGCTGGAAATCTTATCCGCGAATGGATGGAGGATGCTGGTTTGCGAAC GTGGGTTGATTGCTTGGGAAATGTCCATGGTCGAGTTGAGGGTAGGAATGCTAGTGCTGAGGCTCTAATACTTGGTTCTCATTTG GATACTGTTGTTGACGCCGGGATATTTGATGGGTCTTTAGGCATCATTTCTGTGGTATCTGCATTGAAGGTTTTGAGTATCAATGGAAAATTGGGAGAACTAAAGCGGCCGGTTGAG GTAATAGCATTTAGTGATGAAGAAGGAGTAAGGTTTCAGTCTACATTCATAGGAAGTGCTGCTGTAGCTGGAATTTTACCAGTTTCAGCACTGCAAATAACTGATAAAAG TGGTGTGACAATTCAAGATGCTCTTAAGAGAAACTCCATAGAAGTTACAGAGGAGCACTTGCAGCAGCTCAGATATGACCCAAAGTCAGTTTGGGGTTATGTTGAG ATTCACATTGAACAAGGGCCTGTACTGGAATGGGTTGGTTTTCCTCTAGGAGTTGTTAAAGGCATAGCTGGACAGACAAGACTAAAG GTTACAATGAGAGGTTCCCAGGGGCATGCTGGAACAGTTCCAATGTCCATGCGTCATGACCCTATGGCTGCTGCTGCGGAAGCCATTGTATTATTAGAAAGCCTATGTAAGCATCCTCAAGATTTTCTGTCTTTTGATGGTCAATGCAAAAGTTACTCATTAGAATCACTTTCAACTTCACTCGTTTGTACTGTTGGTGAGATATCGACTTGGCCAAGTGCAAGTAATGTTATTCCAGGACAG GTAACATTCACAGTAGATTTACGCGCAATTGATGACATGGGACGTGAAGCTGTTGTATATGAATTATCTAACCGATTGTATCAAATGTGTGATAGGCGTTCAGTTTCATGCACAATTGATCGTAAG CATGATGCAAATGCAGTCATTTGTGATTCTGAGCTGACCTCGAAGCTGAAGTCTGCAGCTTATCTTGGGCTCAAGAGAATGACAGGTTCTGTTCAGGATGAAGTACCTGTATTAATGAGTGGAGCAGGACATGATGCAATGGCTCTGTCTCATTTAACCAAG GTGGCCATGCTTTTTGTCCGCTGTCGAGGAGGCATAAGTCACTCCCCTGAAGAACATGTATTGGATGATGATGTTTGGGCATCTGGTTTGGCAATCCTAGCATTCATAGAGACTCAGCTCTAG